The Meriones unguiculatus strain TT.TT164.6M chromosome 6, Bangor_MerUng_6.1, whole genome shotgun sequence genome has a window encoding:
- the LOC110565725 gene encoding EKC/KEOPS complex subunit Lage3-like isoform X2: protein MSRRECGLESGAADLQAAHAGHSAQAPTGRCCLGGAGPEAVSGAHRSSSKSTTPFTERPGIRRHRFALTVPFPTCLEAEIACGSLAPDVEPHQRLVGKELKASGSLLEVRWSAEDPRLLRTSVVNFLDQLSLVVNTIQRFGPPLSR from the coding sequence ATGTCGAGACGGGAGTGTGGTTTGGAAAGTGGAGCAGCAGACCTGCAGGCGGCACACGCAGGTCACTCTGCACAGGCCCCGACCGGCCGTTGCTGTCTGGGTGGTGCTGGCCCAGAGGCAGTTAGTGGAGCTCACCGGAGTTCCAGCAAAAGCACCACGCCTTTTACAGAAAGGCCGGGAATCCGACGTCACAGATTCGCCCTCACCGTGCCTTTCCCGACTTGTCTGGAGGCAGAAATCGCCTGTGGATCCTTAGCTCCTGATGTGGAACCACACCAACGACTGGTAGGGAAGGAGCTTAAAGCGAGCGGCAGCTTGCTGGAGGTGCGCTGGAGCGCAGAAGACCCTCGGCTGCTCCGGACCTCCGTGGTCAACTTTCTGGACCAGCTTTCTCTGGTGGTGAACACCATACAGCGCTTTGGGCCTCCTCTTTCCCGTTAA
- the LOC110565725 gene encoding EKC/KEOPS complex subunit Lage3-like isoform X1, which produces MLKLNMSRRECGLESGAADLQAAHAGHSAQAPTGRCCLGGAGPEAVSGAHRSSSKSTTPFTERPGIRRHRFALTVPFPTCLEAEIACGSLAPDVEPHQRLVGKELKASGSLLEVRWSAEDPRLLRTSVVNFLDQLSLVVNTIQRFGPPLSR; this is translated from the exons ATGCTCA AGTTAAATATGTCGAGACGGGAGTGTGGTTTGGAAAGTGGAGCAGCAGACCTGCAGGCGGCACACGCAGGTCACTCTGCACAGGCCCCGACCGGCCGTTGCTGTCTGGGTGGTGCTGGCCCAGAGGCAGTTAGTGGAGCTCACCGGAGTTCCAGCAAAAGCACCACGCCTTTTACAGAAAGGCCGGGAATCCGACGTCACAGATTCGCCCTCACCGTGCCTTTCCCGACTTGTCTGGAGGCAGAAATCGCCTGTGGATCCTTAGCTCCTGATGTGGAACCACACCAACGACTGGTAGGGAAGGAGCTTAAAGCGAGCGGCAGCTTGCTGGAGGTGCGCTGGAGCGCAGAAGACCCTCGGCTGCTCCGGACCTCCGTGGTCAACTTTCTGGACCAGCTTTCTCTGGTGGTGAACACCATACAGCGCTTTGGGCCTCCTCTTTCCCGTTAA